From a region of the Streptomyces venezuelae genome:
- a CDS encoding acyltransferase family protein: MSFLVTPVRQRLRRGSAPGAADVPSGSRSGNESGPSPHRSAFRPDIEGLRAVAVVAVLAFHAGVPGASGGFVGVDVFFVISGYLITGLLVREAITTGRIRLGDFFSRRARRLLPSAAVVLATVAVAGAWLTVPLARRDMEYDVVAAALSFANWRFVSQRTDYLAAGHDQSPLLHFWSLAVEEQFYLFWAPLLAVLVLCAARAVRRGRAVRLVVVLAAVPLVSASFALAVYWTGHSVSLAYLATPSRVWQFGTGALLALLPWHLMRGPRPLRVLCGWAGAVAIGWCVASYDAGTPYPGYAALVPTLGTAAVILSATPGRGERHTPGTWDVGRLLAGRGARAVGRLSYNLYLWHWPVLVLAEARLGALGWPAKTALTLAAALPALATMRWVEQPLRRSRTVSELPRRGLSVGVSAIVLPVVLALVVGTTTLRVLGPAGPVDTQGLPPGAASGPGLLARTTGTPLVDGPVVPSPAQARGDFPPDGACEVSPAETRSPECLFGAVDSPDRIVLLGDSHAGQWFSPLLALASQRGWALQELVKQGCPLPELAVDSPQLGRAYRECDAWRADSLERLRQQPKPRLVVIASLNRYTEDTGLLARAWEKTLIPLRALGAPIVYVEDTPVPGTDIPACVSGSPGAPADCAFSRAGSLLPDPLAQRIASGALPGVRSVGVNQVLCPGAGPTCPAVLDRILLYRDDAHLTNAAAVVLTARLERLLTEAGLLPAVGGAAASEASTPGADGWTRLLRDDFDGPAGAPPSSATWLHDIGTCYPGCPAPQWGTGEIETMTDSADNVRLDGKGALEIVPTRKDGQWSSGRIETRRSDFAPPPGGVLRIEAAIALPDVTGDRAAGYWPAFWTLGAPLRDGYTGWPGVGELDVMESVNGRDTVFATMHCGVPDGGPCREPAGLSSGPQPCAGCRTGFHAYAVELDLAPGAQEVRWYLDGRVYHRVTADRMDPGTWRSAVDHGLFLILDVAVGGDLPLSDGAGAGPATEPGHAMRVDHVTVSARGRNT, from the coding sequence ATGTCCTTCCTCGTCACACCCGTGCGGCAGCGGCTTCGCAGGGGCTCCGCCCCGGGGGCCGCAGATGTGCCGTCCGGTTCCCGCTCCGGCAACGAGTCCGGGCCGAGCCCGCACCGGTCCGCCTTCCGTCCCGACATCGAGGGCCTGCGCGCGGTCGCCGTCGTCGCCGTGCTCGCCTTCCACGCCGGTGTTCCCGGCGCGAGCGGCGGTTTCGTCGGCGTGGACGTCTTCTTCGTCATCTCCGGCTACCTGATCACCGGCCTGCTGGTCCGTGAGGCGATCACCACCGGCCGGATCCGGCTCGGTGACTTCTTCTCGCGCCGGGCCCGGCGGCTGCTGCCCTCCGCCGCCGTGGTGCTCGCCACGGTGGCCGTCGCCGGGGCCTGGCTGACCGTACCGCTGGCCCGCCGGGACATGGAGTACGACGTCGTCGCTGCCGCCCTGTCCTTCGCCAACTGGCGGTTCGTGTCGCAGCGGACCGACTATCTCGCCGCCGGGCACGACCAGAGCCCGCTGCTGCACTTCTGGTCCCTCGCCGTCGAGGAGCAGTTCTACCTGTTCTGGGCCCCACTGCTGGCGGTCCTGGTGCTGTGCGCGGCACGCGCGGTCCGCCGGGGCCGGGCCGTGCGGCTCGTCGTGGTGCTGGCGGCCGTCCCGCTCGTGTCGGCCTCGTTCGCGCTGGCGGTGTACTGGACCGGGCACTCCGTGTCGCTCGCGTACCTCGCAACCCCCTCGCGGGTCTGGCAGTTCGGCACCGGCGCGCTGCTCGCCCTGCTTCCCTGGCACCTGATGCGCGGTCCGCGGCCCCTGCGGGTGCTGTGCGGCTGGGCCGGGGCGGTGGCGATCGGCTGGTGCGTCGCGTCGTACGACGCCGGGACCCCCTACCCCGGATACGCGGCGCTCGTACCGACGCTGGGCACCGCTGCCGTGATCCTCTCCGCGACACCCGGCCGGGGCGAGCGGCACACCCCGGGCACCTGGGACGTGGGGCGGCTGCTGGCGGGGCGGGGAGCCCGGGCCGTCGGGCGGCTCTCCTACAACCTGTACCTGTGGCACTGGCCGGTGCTCGTCCTCGCCGAGGCGCGGCTCGGCGCGCTCGGCTGGCCCGCGAAGACCGCGCTGACGCTGGCGGCCGCGCTGCCCGCCCTGGCCACCATGCGCTGGGTCGAGCAGCCGCTGCGCCGCAGCCGTACGGTCTCCGAACTCCCCCGCCGCGGCCTGTCGGTGGGTGTGTCGGCGATCGTGCTGCCGGTGGTCCTCGCGCTGGTGGTGGGGACGACGACGCTGCGCGTGCTGGGCCCGGCCGGCCCGGTCGACACGCAGGGGCTGCCCCCGGGCGCCGCCTCGGGCCCCGGCCTCCTCGCCCGTACGACCGGTACGCCGCTCGTCGACGGACCGGTGGTGCCGAGTCCCGCGCAGGCACGGGGCGACTTCCCGCCGGACGGTGCCTGCGAGGTCTCCCCGGCCGAGACCCGCAGCCCGGAGTGCCTGTTCGGCGCGGTGGACAGCCCGGACCGGATCGTGCTGCTCGGGGACTCGCACGCCGGGCAGTGGTTCTCGCCGTTGCTGGCGCTCGCTTCGCAACGGGGCTGGGCCCTGCAGGAGCTGGTGAAGCAGGGCTGCCCGCTGCCCGAACTGGCGGTGGACAGCCCGCAGCTCGGGCGCGCCTACCGGGAGTGCGACGCCTGGCGGGCGGACTCCCTGGAGCGGCTGCGGCAGCAGCCGAAGCCGCGCCTCGTCGTGATCGCCTCGCTCAACCGCTACACCGAGGACACGGGGCTGCTGGCCCGGGCCTGGGAGAAGACGCTGATCCCGCTGCGGGCCCTGGGGGCACCGATCGTCTACGTCGAGGACACGCCCGTTCCCGGGACGGACATCCCGGCCTGCGTGTCCGGCAGCCCCGGAGCTCCGGCCGACTGCGCGTTCAGCCGCGCCGGCTCACTGCTGCCGGATCCGCTGGCGCAGCGGATCGCGTCCGGTGCGCTGCCCGGCGTACGGAGCGTCGGTGTGAACCAGGTCCTGTGCCCGGGCGCCGGGCCGACCTGCCCGGCCGTGCTCGACCGGATCCTGCTCTACCGGGACGACGCGCACCTGACCAACGCGGCGGCCGTGGTCCTGACCGCCCGGCTGGAGCGGCTGCTCACCGAGGCCGGGCTGCTGCCCGCCGTGGGTGGCGCGGCGGCCTCCGAAGCGAGCACACCGGGGGCGGACGGGTGGACGCGGCTGCTGCGTGACGACTTCGACGGTCCGGCGGGGGCTCCACCGTCCTCCGCCACCTGGCTCCACGACATCGGCACCTGCTATCCGGGCTGCCCCGCGCCGCAGTGGGGCACCGGCGAGATCGAGACGATGACCGACTCGGCCGACAACGTCCGCCTCGACGGGAAGGGCGCGCTGGAGATCGTGCCCACCCGCAAGGACGGGCAGTGGAGTTCGGGGCGGATCGAGACGCGGCGCTCCGACTTCGCGCCGCCGCCCGGCGGGGTCCTGCGGATCGAGGCGGCGATCGCCCTGCCGGACGTGACCGGGGATCGGGCGGCCGGATACTGGCCGGCCTTCTGGACCCTGGGGGCACCGCTGCGCGACGGGTACACGGGGTGGCCGGGTGTCGGGGAACTCGACGTCATGGAGTCCGTGAACGGGCGGGACACCGTCTTCGCCACGATGCACTGCGGCGTCCCGGACGGCGGTCCGTGCCGGGAGCCCGCCGGCCTGAGCTCGGGTCCGCAGCCGTGCGCAGGCTGCCGTACGGGGTTCCACGCGTACGCCGTCGAGCTGGACCTCGCGCCCGGGGCGCAGGAGGTGCGCTGGTATCTGGACGGGCGTGTGTACCACCGGGTGACCGCCGACCGGATGGACCCCGGGACGTGGAGGTCGGCCGTGGACCACGGGCTGTTCCTGATCCTCGACGTGGCGGTCGGTGGCGATCTGCCGCTCTCCGACGGCGCGGGAGCGGGTCCGGCCACCGAACCGGGCCATGCGATGCGGGTGGACCACGTCACCGTCTCGGCCCGGGGCCGGAACACGTAG
- a CDS encoding subtilase-type protease inhibitor, which produces MRHRIAAASAATLLCLAGTTGMAAAQPSSLYAPSALVFTLAQGDDAATSTVVRASTLSCAPTALGTHPDPRGACAALNSTDGALDRLLASPNPDRACPMHYAPVTVTADGVWKGSRVEWKHTFSNACVMSATVDGNAVFAF; this is translated from the coding sequence GTGCGTCACCGTATCGCAGCTGCCTCCGCCGCCACGCTCCTCTGCCTGGCGGGCACCACCGGCATGGCAGCCGCCCAGCCCTCCAGCCTGTACGCCCCGTCGGCCCTCGTCTTCACCCTCGCGCAGGGCGACGACGCCGCCACCTCCACCGTCGTCCGGGCCTCCACCCTCAGCTGCGCCCCGACCGCCCTGGGCACCCACCCGGACCCGCGCGGCGCCTGCGCCGCCCTCAACTCCACGGACGGAGCGCTGGACCGCCTGCTGGCCTCGCCGAACCCGGACCGCGCCTGCCCGATGCACTACGCCCCGGTCACCGTCACCGCCGACGGGGTGTGGAAGGGCAGCCGCGTCGAGTGGAAGCACACCTTCTCCAACGCCTGCGTGATGTCCGCGACCGTCGACGGGAACGCGGTCTTCGCGTTCTGA
- a CDS encoding alpha/beta hydrolase family protein has translation MKKIIRVLTAVATGLVLAASGTLATPAVADSAPAGTSRLELPRPTGDFAVGRDTLHLVDRERKDPWVPTADRELLLSLYYPALPHTGTPAPYMSAPEARALLTDRGQLGEYVTPERVAATRTNARTGALPRPAANGRPLIVLSPGFTLPRSSLTTLAEDLASRGYVVAAVDHAYESDGTVFPGGRLLPCKACEQVFPDGSLHRVSDGRARDVPFVLDRLTGPHPAWRYSWLIDSRHIGMAGHSIGGAAASATMAVDPRVDAGVNMDGTFFTPVPQAGLGGRPFLMLAGDPALLPPDFPDTSWEDTWPRLDGWKRWLTVTGAGHPGFTDWPVLGDQAGYPHTETPLSGTRSHQITRAYVGDFFDLHLRGKPAPRLNGPTAADPEVVFHRS, from the coding sequence ATGAAGAAGATCATCCGCGTACTGACGGCGGTGGCGACCGGACTGGTCCTCGCCGCGTCCGGCACGCTCGCCACGCCGGCCGTGGCCGACTCCGCCCCGGCCGGCACGTCCAGACTCGAACTCCCCAGGCCCACGGGTGACTTCGCCGTGGGCCGCGACACCCTCCACCTGGTGGACCGGGAGCGCAAGGACCCGTGGGTGCCCACGGCCGACCGGGAATTACTCCTGTCGCTCTACTACCCGGCGCTGCCGCACACCGGAACTCCCGCTCCCTACATGAGCGCTCCCGAGGCCAGGGCCCTGCTGACCGACCGGGGGCAGCTCGGCGAGTACGTCACCCCCGAACGCGTCGCGGCCACCCGGACGAACGCACGGACGGGCGCACTGCCCCGGCCCGCCGCGAACGGCCGTCCGCTGATCGTGCTCTCCCCCGGCTTCACCCTGCCCCGCTCCTCGCTGACCACCCTGGCGGAGGACCTCGCCAGCCGCGGGTACGTCGTCGCGGCGGTGGACCACGCGTACGAGTCGGACGGCACCGTCTTCCCCGGCGGCCGGCTGCTCCCGTGCAAGGCGTGCGAGCAGGTGTTCCCCGACGGGTCACTGCACCGGGTCTCCGACGGCCGGGCCCGTGACGTCCCGTTCGTCCTGGACCGGCTGACCGGCCCGCACCCGGCGTGGCGCTACTCCTGGCTGATCGACTCCCGGCACATCGGCATGGCCGGGCACTCGATCGGCGGTGCGGCCGCATCGGCCACCATGGCCGTGGACCCCCGCGTGGACGCCGGGGTCAACATGGACGGCACCTTCTTCACCCCCGTACCCCAGGCCGGTCTCGGCGGACGGCCGTTCCTGATGCTCGCCGGCGACCCCGCCCTGCTGCCGCCCGACTTCCCCGACACCTCCTGGGAGGACACCTGGCCCCGGCTGGACGGCTGGAAGCGCTGGCTGACCGTCACGGGGGCCGGGCATCCGGGCTTCACGGACTGGCCCGTGCTGGGCGACCAGGCCGGGTACCCGCACACGGAGACACCGCTGTCCGGCACCCGCTCCCACCAGATCACGCGGGCGTACGTCGGCGACTTCTTCGACCTGCACCTGCGCGGGAAGCCGGCGCCGCGCCTGAACGGTCCGACGGCGGCCGACCCGGAGGTCGTGTTCCACCGCAGCTGA
- a CDS encoding GNAT family N-acetyltransferase has protein sequence MIEHSVVTWPPAPIRTERLVLRQSEARDRATFIELFASPEVGTYVGGPRPRADLERTGPEVPGRRPGFFVIDLDGAMIGMITLDRRAAERRGHIRPEAQETELGCMFLPQAWGHGYAAEACAAALDWFAGAQPGEPVVLCTQAANDRAMRLALKLGFAEVERFEEFGAEQWFGARFPAAAPSGT, from the coding sequence ATGATCGAACACAGTGTTGTCACCTGGCCCCCGGCCCCGATCAGGACCGAACGGCTCGTGCTCCGCCAGTCCGAGGCCCGGGACCGGGCGACGTTCATCGAGCTGTTCGCATCGCCGGAGGTGGGCACCTACGTCGGTGGCCCCCGACCGCGTGCCGACCTCGAACGAACCGGGCCCGAGGTGCCCGGGCGGCGCCCCGGCTTCTTCGTGATCGATCTCGACGGAGCGATGATCGGCATGATCACGCTCGACCGGCGCGCCGCCGAGCGCCGGGGGCACATCCGCCCGGAGGCCCAAGAGACCGAACTCGGCTGCATGTTCCTCCCGCAGGCATGGGGACACGGGTACGCCGCCGAGGCGTGCGCGGCGGCACTCGACTGGTTCGCCGGGGCGCAGCCGGGCGAGCCGGTGGTCCTGTGCACCCAGGCCGCCAACGACCGTGCGATGCGCCTCGCGCTGAAGCTGGGGTTCGCCGAGGTGGAGCGGTTCGAGGAGTTCGGCGCCGAGCAGTGGTTCGGAGCGCGGTTCCCGGCCGCCGCGCCGAGCGGTACGTAG
- a CDS encoding isochorismatase family protein, producing the protein MPTQDLVPRSVAPWSVDPDRAALLIHNMQNHLLRPFSRDRPPLVDLIGNIAGLRRCARRLGLPVVFSTVPAGERPEQRGLAAEMGTEPAADRDVSVTEELTPRRGEHVIANARHNAFLRSHLERILRTSGRDQLILCGVFAHSGVLLTAADAFMNDIQPFVVADAVADTSAEEHALALRWTAARGAVVHTTTTLIDELEA; encoded by the coding sequence ATGCCCACCCAGGACCTCGTGCCGCGCTCCGTGGCGCCGTGGTCCGTCGACCCCGACCGGGCCGCTCTGCTGATACACAACATGCAGAACCACCTGCTCCGGCCCTTTTCCCGCGACCGCCCACCCCTCGTGGACCTGATCGGCAACATCGCCGGCCTGCGCAGGTGCGCGCGCAGGCTCGGACTCCCGGTCGTCTTCAGCACCGTACCGGCGGGTGAGCGCCCCGAACAGCGGGGCCTCGCCGCCGAGATGGGGACCGAGCCGGCAGCGGACCGCGACGTGTCGGTCACCGAGGAACTGACCCCGCGCCGGGGGGAGCACGTGATCGCCAACGCGCGGCACAACGCCTTCCTCCGCAGCCACCTGGAGCGCATCCTGCGCACCTCGGGCCGGGACCAGCTGATCCTGTGCGGCGTGTTCGCCCACTCCGGCGTACTGCTCACCGCCGCGGACGCGTTCATGAACGACATCCAGCCGTTCGTCGTCGCCGACGCGGTGGCGGACACCTCCGCGGAGGAGCACGCGCTCGCCCTGCGCTGGACGGCCGCACGAGGCGCCGTCGTACACACCACCACGACCCTCATCGACGAACTGGAAGCCTGA
- the argB gene encoding acetylglutamate kinase has translation MSGRTAPRARTLIEALPWLERFQGRTVVVKFGGNAMVNEELKAAFAQDVVSLRYAGLRPVVVHGGGPQISAMLEQLALEVRFAAGLRVTTPAVMNVVRMVLAGQVQRDIVNLINRHGAFAVGMTGEDARTLSAVRRPALVDGAEVDIGLVGEIVHVDPETVRGLLERGRIPVISPIARGAGDDDVYNINADLAAAALAEALDAEKLVMLTDVAGLYADWPHSTEIIDRLTATELAHMLPSMAGGMVPKMEGCLRAVRSGVRMAHVLDGRVPHALVLEVFADEHTGTTVVPDGPPDGEHLLH, from the coding sequence ATGAGCGGACGGACCGCGCCGCGGGCGCGCACGCTCATCGAGGCACTGCCGTGGCTGGAGCGGTTCCAAGGGCGCACGGTCGTGGTCAAGTTCGGCGGCAACGCCATGGTGAACGAGGAGCTGAAGGCGGCCTTCGCCCAGGACGTGGTCTCCCTGCGCTACGCGGGGCTGCGACCGGTCGTCGTGCACGGGGGCGGCCCGCAGATCAGCGCGATGCTCGAACAGCTCGCGCTGGAGGTCCGGTTCGCGGCGGGGCTGCGGGTGACGACCCCCGCGGTGATGAACGTCGTCCGCATGGTGCTGGCCGGCCAGGTCCAGCGGGACATCGTCAACCTGATCAACCGTCACGGCGCCTTCGCCGTGGGGATGACCGGTGAGGACGCCCGCACCCTGTCCGCCGTCCGGCGGCCGGCCCTGGTGGACGGCGCCGAGGTGGACATCGGCCTGGTGGGCGAGATCGTGCACGTCGACCCCGAGACCGTACGGGGGCTGCTGGAGCGCGGCCGCATCCCGGTGATCTCCCCCATCGCCCGGGGGGCCGGGGACGACGACGTCTACAACATCAACGCGGACCTCGCGGCCGCCGCCCTCGCCGAGGCCCTGGACGCCGAGAAGCTCGTGATGCTCACCGACGTCGCGGGCCTCTACGCGGACTGGCCGCACAGCACGGAGATCATCGACCGGCTCACGGCCACCGAACTGGCCCACATGCTCCCGTCGATGGCGGGAGGCATGGTGCCCAAGATGGAGGGCTGCCTGCGTGCGGTGCGCTCCGGTGTGCGGATGGCACACGTCCTGGACGGCAGGGTCCCGCACGCCCTGGTCCTGGAGGTCTTCGCCGACGAGCACACCGGCACCACGGTGGTGCCCGACGGCCCGCCCGACGGGGAGCACCTCCTCCACTGA
- a CDS encoding lysine N(6)-hydroxylase/L-ornithine N(5)-oxygenase family protein has protein sequence MSAPHASSTPGDALPDIRDLVGIGFGPANLALAIAIREHNGRRAAGETIQASFIERQDDFGWHQGMLLEGATMQVSFLKDLVTMRNPGSSFSFLHYLQDRDRLADFINQKSFFPTRLEFHDYFRWCAASFSGLVDYATEAVEVRPAGPAGAADHLDVITRPASGGGPLRATRTRNLVLGTGLRPRVPDGITLGPHIWHNRDLLHRATELTVRPHRRFAVVGAGQSAAETADHLHRTFPDAEVCAVFTRYGYSPADDSPFANRIFDPAAVDEFFGAPEEVKRQLIGYHANTNYAVVDGDLIEQLYRTVYQEKVAGTERLRVMNATALTTVEELPDGARAVVRSLTTGESLTLDCDAVVLATGYRPTEPAELLGDLAGECLTDGQGRLRVGRDHRVETTDRVRAGIYVQGAAAEHTHGITASLLSTLAVRSGEICDSLLLRVAEREVRARLATRAATVAEGVPAHRG, from the coding sequence ATGTCCGCACCGCACGCGAGCTCCACACCCGGGGACGCTCTCCCGGACATCAGGGACCTGGTGGGCATCGGCTTCGGGCCGGCCAACCTGGCCCTGGCGATAGCGATCCGGGAGCACAACGGCCGACGCGCCGCCGGCGAGACGATCCAGGCCTCGTTCATCGAGCGCCAGGACGACTTCGGATGGCACCAGGGCATGCTCCTCGAAGGGGCCACCATGCAGGTCTCCTTCCTGAAGGACCTGGTGACGATGCGCAATCCCGGGAGCTCCTTCAGCTTCCTGCACTACCTGCAGGACCGGGACCGGCTGGCCGACTTCATCAACCAGAAGTCCTTCTTCCCCACCCGCCTGGAGTTCCACGACTACTTCCGCTGGTGCGCCGCCTCGTTCAGCGGGCTGGTCGACTACGCGACCGAGGCCGTCGAGGTGCGCCCGGCGGGTCCGGCCGGCGCCGCGGACCACCTGGACGTCATCACCCGGCCCGCGTCCGGCGGCGGACCCCTGCGCGCCACCCGCACCCGCAACCTCGTGCTCGGGACCGGGCTGCGCCCCCGCGTCCCGGACGGGATCACCCTCGGCCCGCACATCTGGCACAACCGCGACCTGCTGCACCGCGCAACGGAACTGACGGTCCGTCCGCACCGCCGGTTCGCCGTCGTGGGCGCCGGGCAGTCCGCCGCCGAGACCGCCGACCATCTGCACCGGACCTTCCCGGACGCCGAGGTCTGCGCCGTGTTCACCCGGTACGGGTACAGCCCGGCCGACGACAGCCCGTTCGCCAACCGGATCTTCGACCCGGCTGCCGTCGACGAGTTCTTCGGCGCCCCGGAGGAAGTGAAGCGGCAGCTCATCGGCTACCACGCCAACACCAACTACGCGGTGGTGGACGGCGATCTGATCGAACAGCTCTACCGGACCGTCTACCAGGAGAAGGTCGCCGGCACCGAACGGCTGCGCGTCATGAACGCGACCGCCCTGACCACCGTGGAGGAACTCCCGGACGGCGCGCGGGCCGTGGTGCGCTCCCTGACCACGGGAGAGTCCCTCACCCTCGACTGCGACGCGGTGGTGCTGGCCACCGGGTACCGTCCCACCGAGCCGGCGGAGCTGCTCGGCGACCTGGCCGGGGAGTGCCTCACGGACGGGCAGGGCAGGCTGCGCGTGGGCCGCGACCACCGGGTGGAGACCACCGACCGCGTCCGGGCCGGCATCTACGTCCAGGGCGCCGCCGCCGAGCACACCCACGGCATCACCGCCTCGCTGCTGTCCACGCTGGCCGTGCGTTCCGGCGA